One part of the Parabacteroides distasonis ATCC 8503 genome encodes these proteins:
- the argH gene encoding argininosuccinate lyase gives MAQKLWEKNVQVDHEVDIFTVGKDREMDLYLAKYDVLGSMAHITMLESIGLLTKEELNVLLAELRNIYAVADRGEFIIEEGIEDVHSQVELMLTRRLGDMGKKIHSGRSRNDQVLLDLKLFTRSQIQELVELVSGLFDVLISQSNRYKDVLLPGYTHLQVAMPSSFGLWFGAYAESLVDDLQLMQAAYRICNRNPLGSAAGYGSSFPLNRQMTTDLLGFDSLDYNVVYAQMGRGKMERTVAFAMAGIAATLSKLAFDACMFNSQNFGFIKLPDQFTTGSSIMPHKKNPDVFELTRAKCNKLQGLPQQIILISNNLPSGYFRDLQIIKEVFLPAFDELKDCLRMVTHMMREVKVNEHILDDDKYSLLFSVEEVNRRVLAGMPFRDAYKQVGLDIEAGKFIPSKSVNHTHEGSIGNLCNESITAMMRSVIGSFSFERMNEAEKKLIHG, from the coding sequence ATGGCTCAGAAACTTTGGGAAAAAAATGTACAGGTAGATCATGAAGTAGATATATTCACGGTAGGTAAGGACCGTGAGATGGATCTTTACCTCGCTAAATATGACGTATTAGGCTCTATGGCGCATATCACGATGCTGGAAAGTATCGGTTTGTTGACTAAAGAGGAACTAAACGTCTTATTAGCAGAATTACGGAATATATACGCCGTAGCGGATCGTGGAGAATTCATCATCGAGGAAGGCATCGAGGATGTGCACTCGCAAGTGGAACTCATGCTTACACGTCGTTTGGGCGATATGGGCAAGAAGATCCATAGCGGGCGTTCCCGTAATGATCAGGTCTTATTGGATCTGAAGCTTTTCACCCGTTCGCAAATACAGGAATTGGTTGAGTTGGTTTCCGGCTTGTTCGACGTTTTGATCTCCCAGAGTAACCGGTACAAGGATGTACTGCTTCCCGGATATACGCATTTGCAGGTAGCCATGCCCTCTTCGTTCGGACTTTGGTTCGGCGCTTATGCGGAGAGCTTGGTAGATGATTTGCAACTTATGCAAGCCGCATACCGTATTTGCAACCGCAACCCGCTGGGTTCCGCCGCCGGATATGGTTCATCCTTCCCGCTAAACCGCCAGATGACTACGGATTTATTAGGTTTCGACTCGCTGGACTACAATGTGGTATACGCCCAGATGGGACGTGGCAAGATGGAACGCACCGTAGCTTTCGCTATGGCGGGTATCGCCGCTACGCTCTCCAAGTTGGCGTTCGACGCTTGTATGTTCAATAGCCAGAACTTTGGCTTCATTAAACTGCCGGATCAGTTCACGACCGGCTCCAGTATCATGCCGCATAAGAAGAATCCGGATGTATTTGAGTTGACACGTGCCAAATGCAATAAGCTTCAAGGCTTGCCTCAGCAAATCATCTTGATCAGCAATAATCTTCCTTCCGGTTACTTCCGGGATCTCCAGATCATCAAGGAAGTCTTCCTTCCGGCTTTCGACGAGCTGAAGGATTGCTTACGCATGGTAACTCATATGATGCGTGAGGTGAAAGTAAACGAGCATATATTGGACGATGATAAATATTCTCTCTTGTTTAGCGTGGAAGAAGTGAACCGCCGTGTCTTGGCCGGAATGCCTTTCCGTGACGCTTATAAGCAAGTAGGTTTGGATATCGAGGCCGGTAAATTCATTCCTTCGAAGAGCGTTAACCATACACACGAAGGCAGTATCGGTAATCTATGTAATGAATCAATCACCGCCATGATGCGTAGTGTGATAGGTTCTTTCTCTTTCGAACGGATGAACGAGGCTGAAAAGAAATTGATCCATGGATAA